In Penicillium oxalicum strain HP7-1 chromosome I, whole genome shotgun sequence, a single window of DNA contains:
- a CDS encoding putative catechol O-methyltransferase 2: MPPRASPPQAHSRPGERSREAGREAKLLHFIYGQPNLENIRGSPQKVLDLMNEFETDHHMMTVGMSKGKIVTDLIDEIKPKVMIELGCYVGYSAILFGDAVRRNGGARYLSLELNPEWAAIANMLIELAGLRDFVRVIVGRSDESLAQLYRSGEVTRIELLFLDHYKPAYTTDLKLCEHHGMIRPGSVLAADNVLYPGNPPYLEYVRSSVQQKREAAKRGPTRDYGVEGMRERTVASFMPEGDKPAFEVMGNPNLVYESVLRQPVGERVSHVQVPGTPDGKSTEGPFSESERLPGRISN; this comes from the exons ATGCCACCACGTGCTTCACCTCCTCAGGCACACTCTCGGCCAGGAGAGCGCTCA CGCGAAGCCGGCCGTGAAGCAAAGCTCTTGCACTTTATCTACGGTCAACCTAACCTCGAGAATATCCGAGGCAGCCCACAAAAGGTGTTGGATCTGATGAACGAATTTGAAACGGACCATCACATGATGACCGTCGGCATGTCCAAGGGAAAAATTGTGACGGACCTCATCGACGAGATCAAACCCAAAGTGATGATTGAGCTGGGCTGCTACGTGGGATACTCGGCCATCCTCTTCGGAGATGCCGTCCGGCGAAATGGCGGCGCGCGCTACCTCAGCCTCGAATTGAACCCTGAATGGGCAGCCATTGCAAATATGCTCATCGAACTCGCTGGACTGCGCGATTTTGTCCGTGTGATTGTCGGCCGCAGTGACGAGTCGTTGGCCCAGCTATACCGGAGCGGCGAGGTGACGAGGATTGAACTCTTGTTTCTGGACCATTACAAGCCTGCTTACACGACGGATCTGAAGCTCTGCGAGCACCACGGTATGATTAGACCGGGCTCGGTCCTGGCTGCTGATAATGTGCTTTACCCGGGCAATCCCCCCTACTTGGAGTATGTTCGCAGTAGTGTTCAGCAGAAGCGGGAAGCCGCCAAGCGAGGTCCAACCCGGGATTATGGCGTGGAGGGGATGCGAGAGCGAACTGTTGCATCTTTTATGCCTGAAGGTGACAAGCCTGCTTTTGAGGTCATGGGTAATCCCAACTTGGTGTATGAGAGTGTGTTGCGACAACCAGTAGGAGAACGGGTGAGTCATGTCCAAGTTCCCGGCACACCCGATGGAAAGTCCACCGAGGGACCTTTTTCAGAATCTGAAAGACTGCCTGGACGTATTTCTAATTAG
- a CDS encoding CCR4-NOT transcription complex subunit 8, producing MPPPPGRFGPQGLGAPYTLQQAHLQSQHSSHSQSTNTALPPPSLGGHPGFAGNPNTNMNPFTLSGAGVANGMSVAEGGGTGLASHAAQMGFARGAQMQQQQLTQGHDGRLTLDAKAGAVKTRIRDVWKHNLAHEMAVLRQLVDKYPYISMDTEFPGIVARPIGSFTNKADYHYQTLRCNVDLLKMIQLGITLFNEDGEVPPAVPADSNGQPYANAMLPAPCTWQFNFRFSLEGDMYAQESTTMLAKSGIDFNMHEKNGIDPFEFGSLLISSGLVLLDDVHWVSFHSGYDFGYLMKIMLCSALPENEEEFHQLLNIFFPSLYDIKYLMKHAGRNQAVNDSPLTQAAAQILANLGQKSGLQDIADELGVKRIGIAHQAGSDSLVTGEIYWKMRQLVFNGKIDESKYSGQIWGLNGQMPAMNYHLAQQTPNLNGATIYSAAGTPSTPNNSHTPQHHSGYHTPGR from the exons ATGCCACCTCCTCCCGGTCGATTTGGGCCTCAAGGCCTCGGTGCTCCCTACACTCTGCAGCAGGCTCACCTGCAATCTCAACATTCCTCTCACTCTCAATCCACTAATactgctcttcctcccccttcacTCGGTGGTCATCCTGGTTTCGCCGGAAATCCGAATACGAATATGAATCCTTTCACCTTGTCCGGTGCTGGTGTCGCCAACGGCATGTCGGTCGCTGAAGGTGGTGGTACTGGACTTGCTAGCCATGCTGCACAGATGGGTTTCGCTCGCGGAGCGCAGatgcagcaacagcaacttACCCAGGGCCATGACGGTCGCTTGACACTCGACGCAAAGGCAGGCGCAGTCAAGACTCGCATTCGTGACGTATGGAAGCACAACTTGGCCCATGAAATGGCTGTACTAAGGCAGCTTGTGGATAAGTATCCATACATCAGCATG GATACTGAATTTCCCGGAATCGTGGCGCGACCCATCGGCTCATTTACCAACAAAGCGGACTACCACTACCAAACCCTCCGGTGCAATGTGGACCTTTTGAAGATGATTCAATTAGGAATCACACTGTtcaatgaagatggagaggtTCCTCCCGCGGTTCCTGCGGATTCAAATGGGCAACCATACGCCAATGCGATGCTGCCCGCCCCATGCACCTGGCAGTTCAATTTCCGGTTCTCCCTGGAAGGTGACATGTATGCACAGGAGTCAACAACAATGCTCGCAAAGTCTGGTATTGATTTCAACATGCACGAGAAGAACGGAATTGATCCATTTGAGTTTGGCTCATTACTGATCAGTTCCGGTCTGGTGCTGCTGGATGATGTGCATTGGGTCTCTTTTCACTCTGGGTACGACTTTGGCTacttgatgaagatcatGCTTTGTTCAGCGTTACCGGAGAATGAGGAAGAGTTTCACCAACTGCTCAACATCTTTTTCCCGTCTCTCTACGATATCAAATACCTCATGAAACATGCCGGTCGCAACCAAGCGGTCAACGACTCCCCTCTCACCCAAGCCGCCGCTCAGATTCTCGCCAATCTCGGTCAAAAATCAGGTCTTCAGGATATTGCCGATGAGCTTGGGGTGAAACGGATTGGCATTGCTCATCAGGCAGGGTCTGACTCGTTGGTCACTGGTGAGATCTACTGGAAAATGCGCCAGTTGGTCTTCAATGGGAAGATCGATGAGAGCAAGTACTCTGGCCAGATTTGGGGATTGAATGGTCAGATGCCGGCGATGAACTATCACCTCGCCCAACAGACACCGAACTTGAACGGTGCCACGATTTATTCAGCGGCCGGTACACCGAGTACCCCGAACAACTCCCACACCCCTCAGCATCACTCGGGCTACCACACGCCAGGTCGGTAG
- a CDS encoding Copper amine oxidase 1, giving the protein MVLDRLQQLAHQVTATAAPPHPFDPLTTAEIEATVSIIRKEHGPLHYNAITLYEPRKAEMMAWLASPEDARRPVRQADVVAIAPGGKLFDGVIDLENKRIVSWNHTPDVQPLITMEDLQEVEHVVRRDPKVIEQCGIIGIPMEDMHKVYCDPWTIGYDERFGSGVRLQQALMYYRPHPDDSQYTYPLDFCPIYNAETKEIIHIDIPPVRRPVNKAPPNNYHPAAIEKEGGYRKDIKPIHITQPEGVSFQVKGRFIEWQNWNIHVGFNYREGIVLNNITFNDKGTVRPIFWRLSLAEMVVPYGNPEHPHQRKHAFDLGEYGGGYMTNSLSLGCDCKGAIYYMDAAFVNRAGAATTIKNAICIHEEDAGILFKHTDFRDDSVVVTRGRKLIVSHIFTAANYEYCVYWIFHQDGTVQLEIKLTGILNTYAMNPGEDTHGWGTEVYPGVNAHNHQHLFCLRVDPNIDGVNNTVFQVDAVRGPGEVGSAENKYGNAFYAKKTKFTTPREAMSDYDGSTSRTWDMANTNKLNPHSKKPVSYKLVSRDVPPLLPKEGGLVWKRAGFARHAIHVTRYSDDEIHPAGRHVPQTSGEPSQGLPAWIESAGSNCSIDNTDIVLWHTFGLTHFPSPEDYPIMPAEPMTLLLRPRNFFDRNPVLDVPPSYARTPSQVAAGSGTCGCKKNDDGSSVLV; this is encoded by the exons ATGGTTCTTGACCGACTGCAGCAGTTGGCCCATCAGGTCACTGCGACTGCTGCACCTCCACATCCTTTTGACCCTTTGACCACGGCCGAGATTGAAGCAACCGTATCCATTATTCGAAAGGAACATGGTCCCCTCCACTACAATGCGATCACCCTGTACGAGCCACGCAAGGCCGAGATGATGGCTTGGTTAGCCAGTCCGGAAGATGCGCGACGGCCAGTTCGACAGGCCGATGTGGTGGCCATTGCTCCCGGCGGAAAACTGTTTGACGGTGTGATCGACTTGGAAAATAAGCGGATCGTGAGCTGGAATCATACTCCTGATGTGCAGCCATTGATCACGATGGAGGATCTCCAGGAGGTCGAGCATGTGGTACGCAGAGATCCAAAGGTCATTGAACAATGTGGCATCATTGGAATTCCCATGGAGGACATGCACAAGGTGTACTGCGATC CATGGACAATTGGGTATGACGAGCGATTCGGCAGTGGAGTCCGTCTCCAACAGGCCTTGATGTACTACAGGCCACATCCCGATGACTCCCAATATACGTATCCTCTTGACTTTTGCCCGATATACAATGCAGAGACGAAGGAGATTATTCATATTGATATTCCCCCTGTCCGTCGGCCCGTCAACAAGGCTCCTCCCAACAACTACCATCCCGCGGCGATCGAAAAGGAGGGTGGGTATCGAAAGGATATCAAGCCGATTCACATCACTCAGCCGGAGGGTGTTTCTTTTCAAGTCAAGGGCAGGTTCATTGAATGGCAAAACTGGAATATTCACGTTGGCTTCAACTATCGCGAGGGAATCGTCCTGAATAATATCACTTTCAATGACAAAGGGACCGTTCGACCGATCTTTTGGCGCCTCTCCCTGGCAGAGATGGTGGTTCCGTACGGCAATCCCGAGCACCCTCATCAGCGAAAACACGCCTTTGATCTGGGCGAGTATGGCGGTGGATATATGACCAACAGTCTCTCGCTCGGGTGTGATTGCAAGGGTGCTATTTACTACATGGATGCTGCATTTGTCAACCGAGCCGGTGCGGCCACCACGATCAAAAACGCCATTTGCATCCacgaagaagatgcgggCATTCTCTTCAAACATACCGATTTCCGCGACGACTCCGTCGTCGTGACCCGCGGTCGCAAGCTCATCGTCTCTCACATTTTTACCGCCGCCAACTACGAATACTGCGTGTACTGGATCTTCCACCAAGACGGTACAGTCCAGTTGGAAATCAAATTGACTGGAATCTTGAACACGTATGCGATGAACCCGGGCGAGGATACTCACGGCTGGGGAACGGAAGTCTACCCCGGTGTCAACGCACACAATCACCAGCATCTTTTCTGCCTGCGTGTGGATCCTAATATCGACGGAGTCAATAATACCGTTTTCCAAGTCGACGCTGTTCGTGGACCGGGCGAAGTCGGCAGTGCTGAGAATAAGTACGGTAATGCTTTTTACGCAAAGAAGACGAAGTTTACAACACCTCGTGAAGCAATGTCCGACTATGATGGCTCCACGAGTCGCACGTGGGATATGGCGAATACCAACAAGCTCAATCCGCACAGCAAGAAGCCAGTCTCTTATAAACTGGTCAGTCGGGATGTTCCTCCTCTCTTGCCTAAAGAGGGCGGTCTTGTCTGGAAGAGAGCTGGCTTTGCACGACATGCGATTCACGTCACTAGAT ACTCCGACGACGAAATCCATCCGGCTGGTCGCCACGTCCCCCAAACCTCCGGCGAACCATCCCAGGGCCTCCCTGCTTGGATCGAGTCCGCAGGATCCAACTGCTCCATCGATAACACGGACATTGTCCTCTGGCACACCTTTGGCTTGACGCACTTCCCTTCGCCGGAAGACTATCCCATTATGCCGGCTGAACCGATGACACTTTTGCTTCGCCCGCGGAATTTCTTCGATCGGAATCCGGTGCTTGACGTGCCGCCGAGTTATGCCCGGACACCGAGTCAGGTTGCGGCTGGATCGGGAACTTGTGGGTGTAAGAAGAATGATGATGGGTCGAGTGTTTTGGTATGA